A window of the Tunturibacter empetritectus genome harbors these coding sequences:
- a CDS encoding tetratricopeptide repeat protein: MDDKAKAGLQHIPIGAALSLHSTRSSIIARGRRDAANAASNPNYRQAVTDYNAGNFAEAANGFRLAAEQGHAESQYLLSTLYDAGQGLPQDDRQAAYWERKAAEQGHAYAQANLSFRYYAADDFAEAFAWCERAAHSNLAWAQYNVGLMYRKGEGVQQSDIEAAYWYRLAATQNFAEAQQKLADLYYMGQGVPLSYTQAAAWYREAADQGNAEAQFQLGHLYAVGHGVEHDYTYSRHWIRQAALQGHEQALRELKRREYRDP; this comes from the coding sequence ATGGACGATAAAGCCAAAGCCGGCCTGCAGCACATTCCTATCGGCGCCGCGTTGTCACTCCATTCCACGCGTTCGAGCATCATCGCCCGCGGGCGCCGCGATGCCGCCAACGCAGCCTCGAACCCGAACTACCGGCAGGCTGTCACCGACTACAACGCCGGCAACTTCGCCGAAGCCGCAAACGGTTTTCGGCTCGCCGCCGAGCAAGGCCACGCCGAATCGCAGTATCTGCTGAGCACGTTGTACGACGCTGGTCAGGGATTGCCGCAAGACGACAGGCAGGCCGCCTACTGGGAGCGCAAGGCTGCCGAGCAGGGCCACGCTTACGCGCAGGCCAACCTCAGCTTTCGCTACTACGCAGCCGATGATTTCGCTGAAGCCTTCGCATGGTGCGAACGCGCCGCGCACAGTAACCTCGCCTGGGCTCAGTACAACGTTGGCTTGATGTATCGAAAAGGGGAGGGGGTACAACAAAGCGATATCGAAGCTGCTTACTGGTATCGCCTTGCCGCTACCCAGAACTTTGCCGAAGCTCAGCAGAAGCTAGCGGACCTCTACTACATGGGTCAAGGCGTCCCGCTCAGTTACACTCAGGCCGCCGCGTGGTATCGCGAGGCTGCTGATCAGGGCAACGCAGAGGCGCAGTTTCAGCTTGGCCACCTTTACGCGGTAGGCCACGGCGTGGAGCATGACTACACCTACTCCCGTCACTGGATTCGTCAGGCAGCTCTTCAAGGCCACGAACAGGCACTGCGCGAACTCAAGCGCCGGGAGTACCGCGATCCATGA
- a CDS encoding TonB-dependent receptor has product MHDAAHRPNHPVKISPFNQIPAAIDVTGNHGLLPSLLKRPATHRLAPRSGVFFLLALLLVLTVGTTCAQTSRANLSGTVEDATGAKIPKALVVITNIDTKISRSITANDDGIYNAPALPPGNYIVKVSAPGFAGETRKGVVLTVGEASLINFSLKVGSITQEVVVTESPASVDVTSSQLSNAVSGHEMRELPLNGRSWTDLASLSPGVTVIQTQPPVSAPDRMKRGLGGQLSIAGGRPQQNSYLLDGININDYSNAGPGSVLGGNIGVDALQEFTVVTTNPTAQYGRTAAGVISAVTRSGTNSFHGSAYEFARNAALDARNYFDPVQKPDFSRNQFGASFGGPIQKEKTFVFGDYEGVRQNLGVSYIDTVPSPAARAGTLCVPSPDGSNPCASTMQVTPDPAIVNFLNTFIPLPNTGTTQGDTGTFTFPAYQVTSENYFTIRVDRTFSQKDTAAVVYMYDNSPSQQPDAFNNVLTLSKTVRQAVSILETHILSSATVNTFHAGFSRDNAGSPYAASAIKPAAADPQFGFQPGDSAGIVQVPGITTFTGGVSAASPLLFRWNSFQGYDDVSHTAGKNNITFGVSIERIQDNQESSDAPGGNFSFPSLDAFITNQPQSFITTLPSTLTPRNLRQTIFGAYVQDDLRLNPNLTLNLGLRYEAASVPYEINGKLSNLRILQGNTPYLGNPYIKNPTFKNFQPKVGFAWDPFHDGNTSIRGAFGIYDVLPYIVEMGSGVDAAYPFAQDASTGVLPAGAFPTTAYQIVANNPANRNYYVLQYNPPRNYIMMWNLNVQRAIAKNTTLLVGYVGSRGVHNWYQTDDANIVLPTTPDGKSFYWPTPIGSGTVVDPLVGQTLDARWNGSSSFHGLETQITQSPWHGLQGQLSYTWSRCIDTSSGSAASDQYRNSLNVDLYIAPATHRGPCDTNVGQNLTINAIWNLPGDQARHGIAGWAINGWQTGGIFSAASGAPFSVTIGGDPLGTNAAIPFDFPDRIKGCGKSLTTGDPNGFINLKCFAFPNPVNRMGNAGRNELTGPRSINFDFSLYKNTPIERFGKGANLQLRAEIFNLMNHADFAAPTDHFQIYDGSGNGVPSAGLIDQTTLTSRQIQLAVKLTF; this is encoded by the coding sequence ATGCATGACGCAGCCCATCGCCCGAACCATCCGGTGAAGATCAGCCCCTTCAACCAAATCCCAGCCGCCATCGATGTCACCGGGAATCACGGACTGCTTCCAAGCCTCCTGAAGAGACCGGCGACCCACAGACTCGCCCCGCGCTCTGGAGTGTTCTTCCTGTTGGCTCTACTCCTCGTGCTCACCGTCGGCACCACCTGCGCACAGACCAGCCGCGCAAACCTCTCCGGAACTGTCGAGGACGCCACCGGAGCCAAGATACCCAAAGCCCTGGTCGTCATCACCAACATCGACACTAAGATCAGTCGAAGCATCACGGCCAACGATGACGGCATCTACAACGCCCCCGCCCTGCCCCCCGGCAACTACATCGTCAAAGTCTCCGCCCCCGGGTTCGCCGGCGAAACGCGCAAAGGAGTCGTCCTCACCGTCGGGGAAGCCTCCCTCATCAACTTCTCCCTCAAGGTCGGCAGTATCACCCAGGAGGTCGTCGTCACAGAGAGCCCTGCCTCGGTCGACGTCACCAGCTCCCAGCTTAGCAACGCCGTCAGTGGCCACGAGATGCGTGAGCTCCCCCTCAATGGCCGCTCCTGGACCGACCTTGCCTCCCTCTCCCCCGGCGTCACCGTCATTCAGACCCAACCTCCTGTAAGTGCGCCCGACCGCATGAAGCGAGGACTTGGCGGTCAACTCAGCATCGCCGGTGGGCGTCCCCAGCAGAATAGCTACCTCCTCGACGGAATCAACATCAACGACTACTCCAACGCAGGCCCCGGAAGCGTGCTCGGAGGCAACATCGGAGTGGACGCACTCCAGGAGTTCACCGTCGTCACCACCAATCCCACCGCACAGTATGGCCGTACCGCAGCTGGAGTCATCAGCGCCGTCACCCGCTCAGGAACGAACTCTTTCCACGGAAGCGCCTACGAGTTCGCCCGCAACGCTGCCCTCGACGCCCGCAACTACTTCGATCCCGTACAGAAGCCGGACTTCAGCCGCAACCAGTTCGGAGCCTCCTTCGGCGGACCCATTCAAAAAGAAAAGACCTTCGTCTTCGGCGACTACGAAGGCGTCCGCCAAAACCTCGGCGTCTCCTACATCGATACCGTTCCTTCTCCAGCCGCACGCGCCGGAACCCTCTGCGTCCCCTCGCCAGACGGCTCCAACCCCTGCGCCTCCACCATGCAGGTGACCCCCGACCCCGCCATCGTCAACTTCCTGAACACCTTCATCCCCTTACCCAACACCGGAACCACCCAGGGCGACACCGGCACCTTTACCTTCCCCGCCTATCAGGTCACCAGCGAAAACTACTTCACCATCAGAGTCGACCGCACCTTCTCCCAGAAGGACACCGCCGCCGTCGTCTACATGTACGACAACTCACCGAGCCAGCAGCCGGATGCCTTCAACAACGTCCTCACCCTTAGTAAAACCGTTCGCCAGGCAGTGTCGATCCTGGAAACGCACATCCTCTCCTCCGCCACCGTAAATACCTTCCACGCTGGCTTCAGCCGCGACAACGCCGGCTCCCCCTACGCCGCCTCCGCCATCAAGCCGGCCGCTGCCGACCCGCAGTTCGGCTTTCAGCCCGGAGACAGCGCAGGAATCGTTCAGGTCCCCGGCATCACCACCTTCACCGGAGGCGTCAGCGCTGCCAGCCCGCTGCTCTTTCGATGGAACTCCTTCCAAGGCTACGACGACGTCTCCCACACCGCCGGCAAGAACAACATCACCTTCGGTGTCAGCATCGAGCGCATTCAGGACAATCAGGAGAGCTCCGACGCCCCCGGCGGCAACTTCTCCTTCCCCTCGCTTGACGCCTTCATCACCAACCAGCCACAGTCTTTCATCACCACTCTGCCCTCCACCCTCACCCCGCGCAATCTGCGCCAGACCATCTTCGGAGCCTACGTTCAGGACGATCTCCGCCTGAATCCCAACCTTACCCTCAACCTCGGTCTCCGTTATGAGGCCGCCTCGGTCCCCTACGAGATCAACGGCAAGCTCTCCAACCTCCGCATCCTGCAGGGCAACACCCCCTACCTCGGCAACCCCTACATCAAGAACCCAACCTTCAAAAACTTTCAGCCCAAGGTAGGCTTCGCCTGGGATCCCTTCCACGATGGCAACACCTCCATCCGCGGAGCCTTCGGCATCTACGACGTGCTTCCTTACATCGTCGAAATGGGCAGCGGCGTTGACGCAGCCTACCCCTTCGCCCAGGACGCCAGCACCGGCGTCCTTCCCGCAGGAGCCTTTCCCACCACCGCCTACCAGATCGTCGCCAACAACCCCGCAAACCGCAACTACTACGTCCTTCAGTACAATCCCCCGCGCAACTACATCATGATGTGGAATCTCAACGTCCAGCGCGCCATCGCCAAGAACACCACCTTGCTCGTCGGCTACGTCGGCTCTCGCGGCGTCCACAACTGGTACCAGACCGACGACGCCAACATCGTCCTCCCCACCACTCCTGATGGAAAGAGCTTCTACTGGCCCACGCCCATCGGCAGCGGCACCGTCGTCGATCCACTCGTCGGTCAAACCCTCGATGCACGCTGGAACGGCAGCTCCTCCTTCCACGGGCTGGAGACCCAGATCACTCAATCTCCCTGGCACGGCCTCCAGGGTCAGCTCTCTTACACCTGGTCCCGCTGCATCGATACCAGCTCCGGTTCGGCTGCCTCCGATCAGTACAGAAACTCACTCAACGTCGACCTCTACATCGCACCCGCCACCCATCGCGGCCCCTGCGACACCAACGTCGGCCAGAACCTCACCATCAACGCAATCTGGAACCTCCCCGGAGACCAGGCCCGGCATGGCATCGCCGGATGGGCCATCAACGGCTGGCAGACCGGCGGCATCTTCAGCGCGGCCAGCGGAGCTCCCTTCAGCGTCACCATCGGCGGAGATCCCCTCGGAACCAACGCCGCCATCCCCTTCGACTTTCCCGACCGAATCAAAGGCTGCGGCAAAAGTCTTACCACCGGAGATCCAAACGGGTTTATCAATCTCAAATGCTTTGCCTTCCCCAACCCCGTCAATCGCATGGGTAACGCTGGGAGAAACGAGCTCACCGGCCCCAGAAGCATCAACTTCGACTTCTCTCTCTACAAGAACACGCCCATTGAGCGGTTCGGCAAAGGCGCCAACCTCCAGCTTCGCGCTGAGATCTTCAACCTCATGAACCACGCCGACTTCGCAGCGCCCACCGACCACTTCCAAATCTACGATGGCTCAGGAAACGGCGTTCCCTCCGCCGGTCTGATCGACCAAACAACTCTCACCTCCAGGCAAATTCAATTAGCGGTCAAGCTCACCTTCTAA
- a CDS encoding response regulator transcription factor — protein sequence MDTNVSLLLIDDDVELCRLIGRYLGKAGYRLTCSANGRDGVTEAISNAYDLVLLDVTLPVLDGFAVLHQVRRSSTIPIIMLTSRSMATDRLTGLNSGADDYLCKPFDPEELLARIRAVLRRSEPAAASSQWQRIGPLRISETSREVFRENARINFTAVEFELLLILSRANGRVVTRDSLTTAIQDRQPSHFDRSLDVHISHIRTKLGPEGSRIRTVRGTGYVLVTDDEDPR from the coding sequence ATGGACACAAACGTCTCGCTGCTGCTCATCGATGATGATGTGGAGCTTTGCCGGCTGATAGGGCGGTACCTGGGTAAGGCCGGTTACAGGTTGACCTGCAGCGCCAATGGCCGCGACGGTGTCACCGAAGCGATCTCAAACGCATACGATCTAGTTTTGCTGGACGTGACTCTTCCCGTTCTCGATGGCTTCGCAGTACTTCACCAGGTGCGTCGGAGCAGTACAATTCCGATCATCATGCTGACGTCCAGGAGTATGGCAACGGACCGCTTGACTGGTCTCAACAGTGGTGCGGACGATTATCTGTGCAAGCCGTTCGATCCGGAGGAACTTCTGGCTCGCATCCGTGCAGTTCTTCGTCGATCCGAACCTGCTGCGGCCAGCTCGCAGTGGCAGAGGATTGGTCCTCTGCGCATCTCGGAGACGAGCCGTGAGGTCTTTCGAGAGAATGCCCGTATCAACTTTACGGCGGTTGAGTTTGAACTACTGCTGATACTCAGCCGGGCAAACGGTCGCGTGGTCACGCGGGATTCTCTGACTACTGCGATTCAAGACAGGCAACCGAGCCACTTTGATCGAAGCCTCGATGTTCACATCAGCCACATCCGCACGAAGCTTGGTCCAGAGGGTTCGAGAATTCGCACTGTTCGGGGCACCGGATATGTTCTGGTGACAGACGATGAGGATCCACGGTGA
- a CDS encoding tetratricopeptide repeat protein, with translation MSHTVSHLYEFGSFSLDPVQRLLLRQGRPVSVTPKAFDLLVLMVENNGQLLVKEKLMDALWPRVSVEEGNLAVTVSHLRKILGDDRGKHIYIETVSKQGYRFVAQVVEGQEVPLESIDLHPKHVEEEPAAMTPIVYAALPSMLAGWKWMAGPAIALAGLLAMTGWWLASRHVATASANGRPIKSLAVLPFAMIGGAGSDEYLGLGTADALITRLSNTGKILVRPTSAIEKYRSSSISAEGAGKEQQVDAIIDGRIQREGNRVRMTVQMVRVADGAQLWAQAFDEEFTNIFSLEDEVSERVAHSIRLQLNNKEEKRFTKRPTENQEAYSAFVKGRYYWNKRTNEGMMKGLEYFREAIRMDPNFAEAYEGVADSYAALGLYAAIPPQEAFPAARDAANKALRMNEDLADAHATLGLIDFYYDWNGPAAQNEFQRAFDVNPNYAMAHSWNAENLAAMGRFPEALVEARRAVEEDPLSLSVNSNAGWTFCLAGHYEEAIQTLNKAIDIDPSFPRTHFRLGDVYETRGLYDQAITEFTHAVQLSGGDVYYTAGLGHAYAMAGRTREAREILVTLLNKSAHQYVPAFAMAMIYAGLRENGQALNWLEKSSADHSTSMAYVKVDPTLNGLRSDPRFGELLQRVKF, from the coding sequence ATGTCCCATACGGTCAGCCACTTATACGAATTTGGAAGCTTCAGTCTGGATCCGGTTCAGAGGCTTCTTCTACGCCAGGGCAGACCTGTTTCCGTAACTCCGAAGGCGTTCGACCTGCTTGTGCTGATGGTGGAGAACAATGGCCAGCTGCTGGTGAAAGAAAAGCTGATGGACGCTCTTTGGCCGAGAGTGTCGGTCGAGGAAGGCAATCTGGCGGTGACGGTCTCGCATTTGAGGAAGATTCTGGGCGACGATCGCGGGAAGCATATCTATATTGAGACTGTTTCGAAGCAGGGCTATCGCTTTGTGGCTCAGGTCGTGGAGGGGCAGGAGGTTCCGCTGGAATCCATCGACCTGCACCCAAAGCACGTGGAGGAAGAGCCGGCGGCTATGACTCCAATCGTGTACGCGGCTTTGCCATCGATGCTGGCCGGGTGGAAGTGGATGGCCGGCCCTGCTATTGCACTCGCTGGTCTATTGGCTATGACTGGCTGGTGGCTGGCGAGCAGGCATGTGGCTACAGCTTCGGCAAACGGCCGTCCGATCAAATCGCTGGCTGTACTGCCCTTTGCGATGATAGGGGGCGCGGGTTCCGATGAGTACCTTGGCCTGGGAACGGCTGACGCGCTGATTACGAGACTGTCCAATACAGGGAAGATCCTGGTCCGGCCGACCAGCGCGATCGAGAAGTACAGGAGCAGCTCCATCAGCGCGGAGGGTGCCGGGAAGGAGCAGCAGGTAGACGCGATCATCGATGGGAGGATTCAGCGCGAGGGGAATCGCGTGCGGATGACCGTCCAGATGGTGAGGGTAGCGGACGGAGCGCAGTTGTGGGCACAGGCGTTCGATGAGGAGTTCACGAATATCTTCAGCCTGGAGGATGAGGTCTCGGAGCGGGTCGCCCATTCCATTCGTCTGCAGTTGAACAACAAGGAAGAGAAGAGGTTTACGAAGAGGCCCACAGAGAATCAGGAGGCTTACAGCGCGTTCGTCAAGGGCAGGTACTACTGGAACAAACGGACGAACGAGGGGATGATGAAGGGGCTGGAGTACTTCCGCGAGGCGATACGGATGGATCCGAACTTCGCTGAGGCATATGAAGGAGTGGCCGACTCCTATGCCGCGCTGGGGCTATATGCGGCGATTCCCCCACAGGAGGCGTTTCCGGCGGCACGGGATGCGGCGAACAAGGCTCTCCGGATGAACGAAGATCTGGCCGACGCGCACGCGACTCTGGGGTTGATTGACTTCTATTACGACTGGAATGGCCCCGCGGCGCAGAACGAGTTTCAGCGCGCCTTCGATGTGAATCCCAACTACGCGATGGCACACTCATGGAATGCCGAAAATCTTGCGGCGATGGGGCGCTTTCCTGAGGCGCTGGTGGAGGCGCGGCGCGCGGTGGAGGAGGACCCCCTGTCGTTGAGTGTGAACAGCAACGCGGGCTGGACGTTCTGCCTGGCAGGCCACTATGAAGAGGCTATCCAGACCTTGAACAAGGCAATCGACATCGATCCAAGCTTTCCGCGTACGCACTTTCGTCTGGGCGACGTCTATGAAACAAGGGGTTTGTATGACCAGGCAATTACGGAGTTCACCCATGCCGTACAGTTGTCGGGAGGCGACGTCTATTACACTGCCGGGCTGGGGCATGCCTATGCGATGGCCGGCAGGACTCGCGAGGCACGTGAGATTCTCGTCACTCTGCTGAATAAATCGGCTCACCAATACGTCCCTGCGTTTGCGATGGCGATGATCTACGCTGGGCTGAGGGAGAATGGCCAGGCTCTGAATTGGCTGGAAAAGAGCTCTGCGGACCATTCCACATCCATGGCATACGTGAAGGTGGACCCCACGCTAAATGGGCTGCGTTCCGACCCAAGATTTGGCGAGCTCCTGCAGCGCGTGAAGTTCTAA
- a CDS encoding sensor histidine kinase, producing the protein MIRSLSTAVALASLCVLVICLFTAFAISQQTEHAYFDPVFHRMDRMELEDARSAFEGRGLPALRAYLQRLDRQFGGKHFLLDGSGRSMDGGEDHSSSLPPIPETNSRGWHNGHFTLTQQSEDRRYWFFVTEENESPGVSFGRFYFLIAGVVFALGAFSTAYIVLPLRRMAAVVESFGMGNMSARIGTKRHDEIGALAKSYDDMADRLEVAFRRERQLLQDVSHELRAPLTRLSFSTELARTAPDQSVAMDEVKRDVDRLSFLVSELTALSLGPPGGAHYGLGSSPVDLEGIVLEAVRDCELEAAAKGCPVSCTGSAREMISGEAEHLRRAIGNVLRNAVRHSPEKATVEVTLHQSHAWSSIIVRDYGPGVPEELLERIFDPFFQVDPARSASQGGLGLGLCIAMRSVELHRGTIRAENAMPGLRVSINLPTGSPAPDNDKWAESRTNEAT; encoded by the coding sequence GTGATACGGTCTCTGAGCACGGCGGTCGCGCTTGCCTCTCTGTGTGTTCTTGTCATCTGCCTGTTCACTGCATTTGCGATCTCGCAGCAAACAGAGCACGCCTACTTCGACCCGGTGTTTCACAGGATGGATCGGATGGAGTTGGAGGATGCGCGGTCGGCATTCGAAGGCAGAGGGCTACCGGCTCTGCGGGCTTATCTTCAGAGACTGGACAGGCAGTTCGGGGGCAAGCATTTTCTGCTGGATGGGAGCGGCCGGAGCATGGATGGAGGAGAAGACCACTCCAGTTCTCTTCCCCCCATTCCGGAGACAAATTCGCGGGGTTGGCACAACGGCCACTTTACTCTGACGCAGCAGTCCGAAGATCGCCGGTACTGGTTTTTCGTCACAGAAGAGAACGAAAGTCCTGGAGTATCCTTCGGCCGCTTTTATTTCCTTATCGCGGGTGTCGTTTTCGCTTTGGGAGCATTTTCAACGGCATATATTGTGCTGCCTTTGCGCAGAATGGCTGCCGTTGTTGAAAGCTTCGGAATGGGCAACATGAGTGCACGCATCGGAACGAAGCGACACGACGAGATTGGAGCTCTGGCGAAATCGTATGACGACATGGCGGATCGGCTAGAGGTTGCCTTCCGAAGAGAGCGGCAGCTATTACAGGATGTTTCTCACGAACTGCGGGCTCCGTTGACGAGGCTGAGCTTTTCGACGGAGCTGGCGAGAACGGCTCCGGACCAAAGTGTTGCAATGGATGAAGTGAAGCGAGATGTTGATCGACTCAGCTTTCTGGTCTCGGAGTTGACCGCATTGAGTCTTGGACCGCCGGGTGGCGCTCACTATGGCCTGGGGAGTTCGCCTGTTGATCTGGAGGGGATTGTGCTTGAGGCTGTTCGCGACTGCGAACTGGAGGCTGCCGCGAAGGGATGCCCGGTTTCCTGTACGGGTTCTGCAAGGGAGATGATCTCAGGCGAAGCAGAACATCTACGACGCGCGATCGGAAATGTTTTGCGGAATGCTGTTCGACATTCTCCGGAGAAGGCGACTGTTGAAGTGACGCTTCACCAGAGTCACGCCTGGTCTTCGATTATAGTTCGAGACTATGGACCGGGAGTGCCTGAAGAGCTGCTCGAGCGTATCTTCGATCCATTCTTTCAGGTCGACCCTGCTCGGTCAGCTAGCCAGGGCGGACTTGGGTTGGGGCTTTGCATTGCGATGCGATCTGTCGAACTTCACCGTGGGACCATTCGAGCGGAGAATGCAATGCCTGGACTGCGTGTCTCAATTAACCTTCCTACTGGAAGCCCTGCTCCCGACAATGACAAATGGGCAGAGTCTCGAACCAATGAAGCGACGTAG
- a CDS encoding beta-glucosidase encodes MYSKFLTSFNPAFLAKLALSATVAILCAPVFAQAPHPVDAAEQQRVDAMVKQMTLQQKLDYIGGTGFGVRAVPSAGIPALDMSDGPFGTRSNSGFPSTTYGAGINTAASWDPALAARVGAGIGRDARARGVHFMLGPGVNIYRSPRNGRNFEYFGEDPFLSGQIAVGYITGMQEQGVSATVKHYLGNNSEFLRHDSDTEIDERTLREIYLPAFEAAVKQGHVSSVMDSYNLINGQHATQNSYFNIDILRKEWGFKGVLMSDWDATYDAIGAANGGLDIEEPSGKFMNNANLGPAIQAGKVTEATIDEKVRHILGTAASYGWLNRDQRDTSISFVDAKNKEAALDSAREGAVLLKNTGNLLPLDKSAVKTILIVGPDSYPSVPVGGGSAGVVPFHMVSALEGISNMVGSGTTVLYDRGVPTLSHLASATEFTTDAKNGKAGLTLESFKNLDLSGLPATKLVIRHAVLEGLTIKDVIANVEAVIEMLFNSPPSEVSHRLTGFYNAATSTKYIFALEDSGEGSGNRVYVDDKLVIDNWKIVRAFQPHVTLELAAGPHKVVIEEWQKSPIGGHVELAIVPEDKVVNPQAVQLAAKADVVLVEAGFDQESEGEAGDRTFALPYGQSELIREITAANPKVVVAITSGGNVDSAKWIDRVPAVLETWYAGQQAGQALAEILFGDVNPSGHLPATFERNAEDNPTFANYYPEGDSKRVDYKEGIFVGYRGYEKNKVKPLFPFGYGLSYTTFKFTNLKFDQNGSGDEARGTASFDVTNTGSRKGAEVAQLYVTEDHPKVPRPEHELKGFQRIELSPGETKHVEIPLEARSFSYYDVAAKRWAIGSNRFTISVGDSVESLPLKTGVTLKTSGN; translated from the coding sequence ATGTATTCGAAATTTCTCACATCCTTCAATCCTGCTTTCCTGGCGAAGTTGGCCCTGAGTGCAACTGTTGCAATCTTGTGTGCGCCAGTGTTCGCCCAAGCGCCCCATCCGGTGGATGCTGCGGAACAACAGCGTGTGGATGCGATGGTGAAGCAGATGACGCTTCAGCAAAAGCTGGACTACATCGGAGGAACAGGGTTTGGGGTGCGGGCAGTTCCGTCGGCCGGGATTCCTGCGCTCGATATGTCGGATGGCCCCTTTGGGACGAGATCGAATTCGGGGTTTCCTTCGACGACGTATGGAGCAGGAATCAATACGGCAGCTTCGTGGGATCCTGCGCTGGCGGCGCGGGTGGGGGCAGGCATTGGGCGTGATGCGCGGGCACGTGGTGTTCACTTCATGCTTGGGCCCGGGGTGAATATCTACCGTTCGCCGCGAAATGGGCGCAACTTTGAATACTTCGGCGAGGATCCGTTCCTTTCAGGGCAGATCGCCGTTGGTTACATCACGGGGATGCAGGAGCAGGGCGTCAGCGCGACGGTCAAGCATTATCTCGGCAACAATAGTGAGTTTTTGCGGCACGACTCAGATACCGAGATTGATGAACGCACCTTGCGCGAGATCTATCTGCCAGCCTTTGAGGCGGCGGTGAAGCAGGGGCATGTGAGCTCGGTGATGGACTCTTACAACCTGATCAATGGACAACATGCAACCCAGAACAGCTACTTCAACATCGACATTCTGCGTAAGGAATGGGGCTTCAAAGGCGTGTTGATGTCGGACTGGGATGCGACCTACGATGCGATTGGCGCGGCGAACGGCGGGCTCGATATAGAGGAACCAAGCGGAAAGTTTATGAACAATGCAAACCTGGGCCCGGCGATACAGGCCGGCAAGGTAACCGAGGCGACGATCGACGAGAAGGTGCGGCATATCCTCGGGACGGCTGCTTCCTATGGCTGGCTGAATCGCGATCAACGCGATACGTCGATCTCTTTCGTCGACGCGAAAAATAAAGAGGCTGCCCTTGATTCGGCTCGCGAGGGGGCTGTGCTGCTTAAGAACACAGGTAATTTGTTGCCGTTGGATAAGTCGGCGGTTAAGACGATTCTGATTGTAGGGCCGGACTCTTATCCGAGCGTGCCGGTGGGTGGAGGAAGCGCTGGAGTAGTGCCGTTCCATATGGTGAGTGCGCTTGAGGGAATCTCGAACATGGTGGGTTCGGGGACGACGGTGCTTTACGATCGCGGTGTTCCGACGTTGTCGCATCTGGCGTCCGCTACTGAATTTACGACCGATGCCAAGAACGGTAAAGCAGGACTGACGCTTGAGAGCTTTAAAAATCTGGACCTGTCCGGCCTTCCGGCTACAAAGCTAGTTATTCGCCATGCTGTGCTGGAAGGACTCACTATAAAGGATGTGATTGCAAACGTGGAAGCGGTGATCGAGATGCTGTTCAACTCGCCACCGTCTGAGGTCTCGCATCGACTCACCGGTTTTTACAATGCCGCGACCTCGACGAAATACATCTTTGCGCTGGAGGACTCTGGTGAGGGATCAGGCAATCGGGTGTATGTCGATGACAAGCTGGTGATCGACAACTGGAAGATTGTGCGCGCGTTTCAGCCGCACGTAACGCTCGAGCTGGCGGCAGGGCCTCACAAGGTTGTCATCGAAGAGTGGCAAAAGAGTCCCATCGGAGGCCATGTGGAGCTGGCGATCGTGCCGGAAGACAAGGTGGTGAATCCGCAGGCGGTACAGCTTGCCGCTAAAGCGGATGTGGTTCTGGTGGAAGCTGGCTTCGATCAAGAAAGCGAGGGCGAAGCTGGCGACAGGACGTTCGCGTTGCCGTATGGACAGAGCGAACTGATTCGCGAGATCACGGCGGCAAATCCGAAGGTTGTCGTCGCTATCACGTCGGGCGGAAATGTGGATTCGGCGAAGTGGATTGATCGCGTGCCCGCAGTGTTGGAGACATGGTACGCGGGACAGCAGGCGGGACAGGCGCTGGCTGAGATATTGTTCGGCGACGTTAATCCGTCGGGACATCTGCCCGCCACCTTTGAGCGCAATGCAGAGGACAATCCAACCTTCGCGAACTACTATCCCGAGGGTGACTCAAAGCGGGTCGACTACAAGGAAGGGATCTTTGTTGGATACCGCGGTTATGAGAAGAACAAGGTCAAGCCCCTGTTTCCGTTTGGATACGGTCTCTCGTACACCACCTTCAAGTTTACGAATCTGAAGTTCGATCAGAACGGCTCTGGCGATGAGGCTAGAGGCACGGCCAGCTTCGACGTGACGAACACGGGTAGTCGAAAAGGTGCTGAAGTCGCGCAGCTCTACGTGACGGAGGACCACCCGAAGGTGCCGCGACCAGAGCATGAGTTGAAGGGCTTCCAGCGGATAGAACTTTCACCCGGCGAGACGAAGCATGTCGAGATTCCATTGGAGGCGAGGTCGTTTTCTTACTATGATGTTGCGGCCAAGAGATGGGCGATTGGATCGAATCGATTCACGATTTCCGTAGGTGATTCGGTTGAATCGCTGCCGCTGAAGACGGGGGTTACTTTGAAGACCAGCGGGAACTGA